A stretch of Monomorium pharaonis isolate MP-MQ-018 chromosome 7, ASM1337386v2, whole genome shotgun sequence DNA encodes these proteins:
- the LOC105832358 gene encoding neurexin-4 isoform X3 — MELGDRYEIRSIATRGRAHTNEYVTEYIIQYSDDGQAWASYESQDGVDEMFKGNSDGDRIKLNKFDVPIIAQWIRINPTRWRDRISLRVELYGCDYVSDVVSFNGSSLVRLDLLREPVETDRHFIRFRFKTNNADGVLMYSRGTQGDYIALQLRDNRMLLNIDLGSGIMTSLSVGSLLDDNMWHDVLISRNRKNISFSVDRVLIKGRIKGEFHRLDLNRELYIGGVPNKQDGLVVNQNFTGCIENFYLNSTNIIHELKETEIIDENLRYYKINTIYTCPEPPIIPVTFLTPGSFARLKGYEGVPSMNVSLAFRTYEEKGIILYHQFTTPGYVKLYLEEGKLKVDIQTKDYPLANLDNFYEKFNDGKWHQIILTIAKNSLVLNVDGRPMKTNRLLDMITGSFYLIGGVIGAGSNHGFVGCMRMISIDGNYKLPTDWKEEEYCCKNEVVFDTCQMVDRCNPNPCKHSGVCRQNSDEFFCDCANTGYTGAVCHTSLNPLSCEAYKNMNSVNQRAEIKIDVDGSGPLKPFSVTCEFYADGRVMTVLRHSNEQSTPVDGFEEPGSFIQDVNYDADFDQIEALLNRSTSCRQRINYACKHSRLFNSPVPQGDYFRPNSWWVSRNNQKMDYWGGALPGSRKCECGILGNCADPTKWCNCDANLEGWLEDGGDITEKEYLPVKQLRFGDTGTPLDEKEGRYMLGPLTCEGDDLFKNVVTFRIVDATINLPAFDIGHSGDIYFEFKTTIEDAVIIHSRGPTDYIKVSINTGNQIHFQYVAGGGPLTVSVQTSYNLADDRWHSVSVERNRKEARIVIDGALKNEVREPPGPVRALHLTSDLVVGAATDYRDGFVGCIRALLLNGQLQDLRSYARRGLYGISEGCVGRCESNPCLNNGTCHERYDGYWCDCRWTAFKGPICADEIGVNMRPSSMIKYDFMGSWRSTISEKIRVGFTTTNPKGFLLGLFSNISGEYMTIMVSNSGHLRVVFDFGFERQEVIFPLKHFGLGQYHDVRIGRKDSGATLIMQVDNYEPREFHFNIKNSADAQFNNIQYMYIGRNESMTEGFAGCISRVEFDDIYPLKLLFQENGPDNVRSLGTPLTEDFCGVEPITHPPDIVETRPPPDVDEEKVRAAYNETDTAILGSVLAVILLALVIMAILIGRYMSRHKGEYLTQEDKGAEIALDPDSAVVNSATGHQVQKKKEWFI, encoded by the exons ATGGAGCTGGGGGACAGATATGAGATACGCAGCATTGCTACGCGAGGGCGGGCACATACTAATGAATACGTGACAGAATATATTATCCAATATTCTGACGATGGTCAAGCTTGGGCCAGTTATGAAAGCCAGGATGGTGTAGATgag ATGTTTAAAGGTAATTCAGACGGAGACAGGATAAAACTGAACAAATTTGATGTACCAATAATCGCGCAATGGATTAGAATAAATCCAACACGATGGCGAGACAGGATATCGCTGAGAGTCGAACTTTATGGATGCGATTACG TGTCCGACGTCGTTTCCTTTAACGGATCCTCTCTCGTACGGCTAGATTTACTCAGGGAACCTGTCGAGACCGACAGACATTTTATACGTTTTCGATTTAAGACAAATAATGCCGATGGCGTTTTAATGTATTCTCGTGGTACGCAGGGTGATTATATAGCCTTGCAATTGCGCGACAACAGAATGTTGCTCAATATCGATCTCGGATCCGGTATTATGACGAGTCTATCTGTCGGCAGTCTTCTGGACGACAATATGTGGCACGATGTTTTAATCTCACGTAACCGAAAAAACATTTCATTCTCTGTTGACAGAGTATTGATTAAAGGGAGAATAAAGGGAGAGTTTCATCGACTGGATTTAAATCGAGAG ctCTACATTGGCGGTGTGCCTAACAAACAGGATGGCTTGGTGGTGAACCAGAATTTCACCGGTTGTATagagaatttttatctaaactcAACGAATATAATTCATGAACTGAAGGAAACAGAAATCATAGATGAGAATTTGCGATATTACAAGATTAATACAATCTACACTTGTCCGGAACCTCCAATAATACCCGTCACGTTTTTAACGCCCGGATCATTTGCCAGATTAAAAGGTTACGAAGGTGTACCGTCTATGAACGTCTCTCTCGCGTTTCGAACGTACGAAGAGAAAGGCATAATTCTTTATCATCAGTTTACAACTCCGGGCTATGTTAAg cTATACCTAGAAGAGGGTAAACTAAAAGTCGACATACAAACGAAGGACTATCCGCTTGCGAATTTGGACAACTTTTATGAAAAGTTTAACGACGGAAAATGgcatcaaataattttgacaatCGCCAAAAATTCGCTCGTTTTAAATGTCGACGGGCGCCCGATGAAAACGAATCGTCTCCTGGATATGATAACTGGATCTTTTTATCTGATCGGTGGGGTGATCGGAGCGGGAAGCAATCATGGCTTTGTTGGTTGCATGAGAATGATAAGTATCGATGGAAATTATAAACTGCCGACCGATTGGAAGGAGGAAGAGTACTGCTGTAAGAACGAGGTTGTCTTCGATACTTGTCAGATGGTAGATCGTTGCAATCCAAATCCTTGCAAACACTCCGGTGTTTGCCGTCAAAATTCTGACGAATTTTTTTGCGATTGTGCCAATACTGGATACACCGGCGCCGTTTGTCACACTT cGTTAAATCCCTTATCGTGCGAGGCATATAAGAATATGAATTCAGTAAATCAGCGTGCGGAAATTAAAATCGATGTCGATGGAAGCGGACCTTTGAAGCCTTTCTCTGTTACTTGCGAGTTTTACGCCGATGGCCGTGTAATGACAGTTTTACGTCATAGTAATGAGCAGTCTACTCCCGTCGATGGCTTCGAAGAGCCTGGCAGCTTTATACAAGATGTTAATTACGACGCTGATTTTGATCAAATAGAGGCTTTATTGAATCGATCTACAAGCTGTAGACAAAGGATAAATTACGCGTGTAAACAttctagattatttaatagCCCAG TTCCTCAAGGCGATTATTTTAGACCGAACTCGTGGTGGGTGAGCCGGAATAATCAAAAGATGGATTATTGGGGTGGCGCATTGCCCGGATCGCGAAAGTGTGAATGCGGTATACTCGGAAATTGCGCGGATCCTACAAAGTGGTGCAACTGCGATGCTAATTTAGAGGGATGGTTAGAGGATGGTGGGGATATTACAGAGAAGGAATATCTTCCCGTCAAACAACTACGTTTTGGCGACACGGGTACGCCGCTCGATGAAAAAGAGGGTCGTTATATGTTAGGCCCACTTACTTGCGAGGGTGATG ATTTGTTTAAGAACGTAGTCACATTCCGTATAGTCGACGCTACCATCAATTTACCGGCCTTTGATATTGGACACAGCGGTGACATTTATTTCGAGTTTAAAACTACCATTGAAGACGCTGTGATAATTCATAGCAGAGGACCTACCGATTACATTAAAGTTTCCATAAACACTGGAAACCAGATACACTTTCAGTATGTGGCCGGTGGAGGGCCGCTTACTGTTAGTGTGCAAACGTCTTACAATTTGGCTGACGATCGATGGCATTCCGTGTCAGTGGAAAGAAATCGCAAGGAGGCCAGAATTGTCATTGATGGAGCATTGAAAAATGAAGTGCGAGAACCGCCAGGCCCGGTACGAGCGTTGCATCTTACCTCGGATCTCGTGGTGGGTGCTGCGACTGATTACAGGGACGGATTTGTCGGCTGTATAAGAGCGTTACTTCTCAATGGTCAATTGCAAGATCTAAGAAGTTATGCTCGACGGGGATTATATGGCATTTCGGAAGGTTGTGTCGGTAGATGTGAGAGTAATCCTTGCCTTAACAATGGCACGTGCCATGAAAGATACGATGGATATTGGTGCGATTGTCGATGGACCGCGTTTAAGGGACCAATTTGTGCGGATG AAATTGGCGTAAACATGCGACCTAGTTCGATGATAAAGTATGACTTCATGGGAAGTTGGCGTTCCACAATTTCTGAGAAAATACGCGTTGGTTTTACGACAACGAATCCGAAAGGATTCCTATTGGGGCTGTTCTCGAATATCTCTGGAGAATATATGACTATAATGGTCTCAAACAGTGGACATTTACGCGTAGTATTTGACTTTGGTTTTGAACGGCAGGAAGTCATATTCCCGCTGAAGCATTTCGGTTTGGGACAGTATCACGATGTTAGAATCGGCAGGAAAGACTCAGGCGCCACCTTGATAATGCAGGTCGACAATTATGAGCCACGAGAGTTTCATTTTAACATAAAGAATTCCGCGGACGCTCAATTCAACAATATTCAGTACATGTATATCGGTAGAAACGAATCCATGACAGAAGGATTCGCTGGTTGTATATCGAGGGTTGAATTTGACGACATATATCCGCTGAAGCTACTGTTCCAAGAGAACGGACCTGATAATGTGCGCTCACTCGGTACTCCTTTGACCGAAGACTTCTGCGGAGTCGAGCCGATTACGCATCCACCAGATATCGTGGAGACGCGACCACCGCCTGATGTAGATGAAGAAAAAGTGAGAGCGGCATATAATGAGACTGACACAGCTATTTTGGGAAGCGTATTAGCGGTTATTCTGCTCGCACTTGTGATCATGGCGATCCTTATAGGCAGATACATGTCTAGGCATAAAGGCGAATATTTGACACAAGAAGACAAGGGTGCTGAAATTGCTCTAGATCCGGATTCTGCGGTCGTAAATTCTGCCACTGGTCATCAAGTccagaaaaagaaagagtggTTTATCTAA
- the LOC114255703 gene encoding L-aminoadipate-semialdehyde dehydrogenase-phosphopantetheinyl transferase, whose protein sequence is MVMLSVKIINMSSTIRWAFNWKKWNPSEREFEHAISCIQSDEKERLKRFVFRKDVRASLVGRLLMRKFVNEYAGLPYDKITFIRDEHNRPILKDNSTPISFNVSHQGSYTVLAGETRNVKIGVDVMTLDYNGNKNVPDYFRLMNKHFSTAEWEEIKDSSKSEAEQMSMFYRHWALKESYVKALGVGVFVDLGSIDFRTNSELSEDLITTDTILCINGIKQNWLFEEILLDSRHCVAVALQENDNALGLHSTTFEMLNYDKLMAHAVQLFPIDPQYTIQYFEKYEQP, encoded by the coding sequence ATGGTTATGCTTAGCGTCAAAATCATTAATATGTCGTCAACCATTCGTTGGGCATTTAATTGGAAAAAGTGGAATCCAAGCGAGCGGGAGTTCGAGCACGCGATTTCTTGTATACAAAGCGACGAGAAGGAAAGGCTAAAGAGATTTGTATTTCGTAAGGATGTCCGAGCTTCCCTCGTGGGCAGATTATTAATGAGAAAGTTCGTGAATGAATACGCGGGTCTTCCGTACGACAAGATCACTTTCATCAGAGACGAACACAACAGACccatattaaaagataattccACCCCTATAAGCTTTAATGTTTCTCATCAAGGTTCTTATACGGTATTAGCGGGCGAAACTAGGAACGTGAAAATAGGTGTAGATGTTATGACATTAGATTATAacggaaataaaaatgtccCTGATTATTTTCGTCTaatgaataaacatttttctacgGCCGAGTGGGAAGAGATCAAAGACTCAAGCAAATCGGAAGCGGAACAAATGTCTATGTTTTATAGACACTGGGCGTTAAAAGAGAGCTACGTTAAAGCGCTTGGCGTGGGGGTTTTCGTTGATCTAGGAAGTATAGATTTTCGGACGAATTCGGAATTAAGCGAAGATTTGATCACAACCGATACTATCTTATGTATCAATGGAATCAAGCAAAATTGGTTGTTTGAAGAGATCTTACTCGATTCACGACATTGCGTTGCCGTGGCGTTACAAGAAAACGATAATGCATTAGGATTACATAGTACTACGTTTGAAATGCTGAATTACGATAAACTTATGGCGCATGCAGTTCAACTCTTTCCGATAGATCCGCAGTATacaattcaatattttgaaaaatatgaacaaccatag